The following proteins are co-located in the Desulfurococcus amylolyticus Z-533 genome:
- a CDS encoding 50S ribosomal protein L10, protein MSLTARKIPEWKIKVVEELVNLIKTSKAFAIADITGIPANHIQMLRKKLYGKAELRVVKPRLLEIALKKAGLNPEPFKEYLTGQILVVFTNMNAFELAMLMDAHVTKSYFKPGEKTDREIIIPEGNTGIPPGPMLSVFGRLKIPTKVQGNVVYVAKDTVVAKPGDVVSGDLASLLQKLGLALKEIRLRPKIAYEGIVIPGDKLILNLDEYRNNIMAAHLDALKIAVEVALPEPEVLPLVISRAHRHALSLAVETGFITPETAEMVFLSAVAKANALAVEVARYAPELGIEVKQAPAPVKQEGEKKEKGEEEKEESKELSEEALSEGFSALFG, encoded by the coding sequence ATGTCTCTTACAGCTAGGAAGATACCTGAGTGGAAGATTAAGGTAGTAGAGGAACTCGTTAACCTGATCAAGACCAGTAAAGCTTTCGCTATAGCGGATATAACCGGTATTCCAGCCAACCATATTCAAATGCTGAGGAAGAAGCTGTATGGTAAAGCGGAGTTGAGGGTGGTCAAGCCGAGACTGCTGGAGATCGCTTTAAAAAAGGCTGGCTTGAACCCGGAGCCGTTTAAAGAGTATCTCACTGGTCAAATACTGGTTGTATTCACCAATATGAATGCGTTCGAGCTTGCAATGCTGATGGACGCTCATGTAACTAAATCATACTTTAAGCCCGGTGAGAAAACAGATAGGGAGATAATCATACCTGAGGGTAACACTGGTATACCTCCGGGCCCCATGCTAAGTGTATTCGGAAGGCTCAAGATACCAACCAAGGTCCAGGGAAATGTTGTCTATGTAGCTAAGGATACAGTAGTGGCTAAACCAGGTGATGTTGTCTCTGGTGATCTAGCTAGCCTGCTCCAGAAACTGGGGCTGGCATTAAAAGAGATACGGCTTAGACCTAAGATAGCTTATGAGGGTATTGTTATACCAGGCGATAAACTCATACTAAATCTAGACGAGTATAGAAACAACATTATGGCGGCTCACCTCGACGCCTTAAAGATAGCTGTTGAAGTAGCATTACCGGAGCCAGAAGTACTACCACTAGTTATATCAAGGGCTCACAGGCACGCCTTATCACTAGCTGTGGAAACAGGCTTTATAACACCTGAGACGGCTGAAATGGTATTCTTATCGGCTGTTGCCAAAGCCAACGCTTTAGCAGTTGAGGTAGCAAGGTATGCTCCAGAGCTGGGTATAGAGGTTAAACAGGCTCCAGCACCAGTTAAACAGGAAGGCGAGAAGAAGGAGAAGGGTGAAGAGGAGAAGGAGGAGTCTAAGGAGCTTAGTGAGGAAGCCCTCTCAGAAGGTTTCTCAGCACTATTCGGTTGA
- a CDS encoding 50S ribosomal protein L1, whose protein sequence is MPVYTRESLVNAIEKALALGKGRRFKQSVEMIVVLRDIDVKGQAGKIREFITLPKGRGKELSVCVIGDEELAVKAREAGAKIVLTSQDLQGLSKKQAKKIAGQCDWVLVRTDLMALTGRTLGPALGPRGKAPIPVPASANISALIKRYMNTVVARVKDQPQIMVPIGAEDMSPVDLAENALAVLSVIEQRLPSGAGNIAKLVFKTTMGMPVEVYR, encoded by the coding sequence ATGCCTGTGTATACTCGTGAATCACTGGTTAACGCCATAGAGAAGGCGCTAGCCCTTGGGAAAGGTAGGAGGTTTAAGCAGAGTGTTGAAATGATAGTAGTGCTAAGAGATATCGATGTGAAGGGGCAGGCTGGGAAAATAAGGGAGTTTATAACGCTACCTAAGGGCAGAGGTAAAGAGTTAAGCGTATGTGTGATAGGGGATGAAGAGCTAGCGGTTAAAGCAAGGGAGGCAGGTGCTAAAATAGTGTTAACGAGTCAGGATCTCCAGGGCTTAAGCAAGAAACAGGCGAAGAAAATAGCTGGTCAATGTGACTGGGTCTTGGTTAGAACGGATTTGATGGCTTTAACAGGGCGTACTCTGGGTCCGGCCCTGGGTCCCAGGGGTAAGGCACCTATCCCGGTACCTGCTTCCGCTAATATATCAGCCCTCATAAAGAGATACATGAATACCGTTGTGGCAAGGGTTAAGGATCAACCGCAGATAATGGTTCCGATAGGTGCAGAAGACATGAGTCCGGTGGATCTCGCTGAAAACGCACTGGCTGTTTTATCAGTGATAGAGCAGAGGCTTCCATCAGGTGCTGGTAACATTGCCAAGCTTGTTTTTAAGACTACAATGGGTATGCCGGTAGAAGTGTACAGGTGA
- a CDS encoding 50S ribosomal protein L11 translates to MVKKTIRVMVEGGKATPGPPLGPTLSPYKVNIPQVVKAINDATKDFEGLSVPVEITIDIDTKEFEVRVGIPTTTALLMKEAGAKQPTGDPAHQKIGNISFEQVVKVAILKRDSLTAKTLRAAVKTVLGTARSIGITVDGKDPKEVQKLVDEGVYDEILSRYEEEWSKGGQ, encoded by the coding sequence ATGGTGAAGAAAACCATAAGGGTAATGGTTGAGGGAGGGAAGGCTACACCAGGCCCACCCCTAGGGCCTACCCTATCCCCATACAAGGTTAACATACCCCAGGTTGTGAAAGCGATTAATGATGCAACAAAGGATTTTGAGGGGTTATCAGTTCCGGTTGAGATAACAATAGACATCGACACCAAGGAGTTCGAGGTAAGGGTTGGCATACCAACTACAACGGCTCTATTAATGAAGGAGGCTGGTGCAAAGCAGCCTACAGGTGACCCGGCTCATCAGAAGATAGGCAATATATCGTTTGAGCAGGTTGTTAAAGTTGCCATATTGAAGAGGGATTCACTAACAGCTAAAACGCTGAGGGCAGCTGTTAAAACAGTCTTGGGCACGGCTAGATCCATAGGTATAACTGTTGATGGAAAGGATCCGAAGGAGGTTCAGAAACTAGTTGATGAAGGTGTTTACGATGAAATCTTATCTAGGTATGAAGAAGAGTGGAGTAAGGGTGGTCAATAA
- a CDS encoding transcription elongation factor Spt5: protein MSESQESSGGAAKIYAVKTTLGRELDTALIIGMRIDEMRARGEETSIGSIIIPPNVRGYVFIEVERLGELYKVISDIRYIKAGRPIKVSYEEFEKLLKPKPVIEELNVGDEVEITRGPFRGMRARIAGIDRNKNMLTVNILEAAFTIPITIPGDYVKKISKGV, encoded by the coding sequence ATGAGTGAATCACAGGAGTCCAGTGGAGGTGCGGCGAAGATATACGCGGTGAAAACAACACTGGGCAGAGAACTGGATACTGCTTTAATTATAGGTATGAGGATCGATGAGATGCGGGCGAGGGGAGAGGAAACCAGTATTGGAAGCATCATCATACCTCCAAATGTAAGGGGCTACGTGTTCATTGAGGTTGAGAGGCTAGGCGAACTCTACAAGGTCATCTCCGATATCAGGTATATTAAAGCCGGTAGGCCGATTAAGGTGTCCTACGAGGAATTCGAGAAGCTTTTGAAGCCTAAACCAGTTATAGAGGAACTTAACGTGGGTGATGAAGTAGAGATCACGAGGGGCCCGTTCAGGGGTATGCGTGCCAGGATAGCGGGCATAGATAGAAATAAAAACATGCTTACAGTGAATATTTTAGAGGCCGCTTTCACAATACCTATTACAATACCAGGTGATTATGTTAAGAAGATAAGTAAGGGTGTGTAG
- a CDS encoding protein translocase SEC61 complex subunit gamma, which translates to MDLRELVEAWKRILLIATKPEWDEYWTILKISLLGLAIVGGISFAIRMIFYTFLYPYTG; encoded by the coding sequence TTGGATTTACGTGAGCTAGTAGAGGCTTGGAAGAGGATTTTACTAATAGCTACGAAGCCCGAGTGGGATGAGTACTGGACCATATTAAAGATAAGCTTACTCGGGCTAGCCATAGTAGGCGGCATCTCATTCGCTATAAGAATGATATTTTACACGTTTCTCTACCCCTACACTGGGTGA
- the ftsY gene encoding signal recognition particle-docking protein FtsY, giving the protein MFKKLREVFSRFIETASSLLSSREKLLESIEELKLNLVANDVAYEVAENIASELTMRVEEGSIKSREELVKALREILLSYFTGLNNIDLLSLANSRKPLKLVFLGVNGVGKTTTIAKVAVYMRENGLKPLMVAADTFRAGAQEQLKIHSERTGIPVFTGKYGSDPAALVYDAIQYGLNRGFNVFLIDTAGRMHVDVDLVNELKKIVRVAKPDVKILVVDALTGNDALEQARFFNEAVGVDCVVVTKVDAYEEGGVPLSLVYILKKPVLFIGVGQDYKDLKPFNPIEYVERILTGLQ; this is encoded by the coding sequence TTGTTCAAGAAGCTGAGGGAAGTATTCTCCAGGTTTATTGAGACAGCATCATCCCTCCTCTCATCAAGGGAGAAGCTACTGGAGTCGATTGAAGAGCTTAAGCTCAACCTTGTAGCCAATGATGTGGCCTATGAAGTAGCTGAGAACATAGCCTCGGAGTTAACGATGCGTGTTGAGGAGGGATCGATTAAGAGTAGAGAGGAACTCGTAAAGGCGTTAAGGGAGATATTGTTGAGCTACTTCACCGGGTTAAATAACATTGACTTACTCAGTTTGGCTAATAGTAGGAAGCCATTGAAATTAGTCTTTCTTGGGGTTAACGGCGTGGGGAAGACAACCACTATAGCTAAAGTAGCTGTATACATGAGGGAGAACGGGCTTAAACCCCTAATGGTTGCGGCAGATACTTTCAGGGCTGGAGCCCAGGAGCAGTTGAAGATACACTCAGAGAGAACGGGTATCCCTGTTTTCACTGGTAAATACGGCTCGGATCCGGCTGCCCTGGTCTATGATGCAATACAGTATGGATTGAACAGGGGTTTCAACGTCTTCCTAATTGATACAGCTGGGAGAATGCATGTCGACGTTGACTTGGTGAACGAGCTTAAGAAGATTGTAAGAGTTGCCAAGCCCGATGTAAAAATACTTGTTGTAGATGCTTTAACAGGTAACGATGCATTAGAGCAAGCCAGGTTCTTTAATGAGGCTGTTGGCGTTGACTGCGTAGTGGTTACGAAGGTCGACGCCTATGAAGAAGGAGGCGTACCATTAAGCCTAGTCTACATCTTAAAGAAACCAGTGTTATTCATAGGGGTTGGACAGGACTATAAGGATTTAAAACCTTTTAACCCAATCGAATACGTTGAGAGGATTTTAACTGGTTTACAGTGA
- a CDS encoding prefoldin domain-containing protein, with translation MNSGSDAKEVKEAGRIQLEEILVRFNELREYANILASTINTYLTQQRELQLALETLKNLPEDGGEGYIILDRLSSAMIPAVINKEWSKGILVHLGLGYYLKADKAKALEIISKRSSNVERVLGELQKRYSVVLEELNRLQQLLSRGYGGSQSKGGG, from the coding sequence ATGAACTCTGGGAGCGATGCTAAGGAAGTAAAGGAGGCTGGAAGGATTCAATTAGAGGAAATATTAGTGAGGTTTAACGAGTTAAGAGAGTATGCCAATATACTTGCCTCAACAATAAACACTTATCTAACACAGCAGAGAGAGCTGCAACTCGCCTTAGAGACTCTTAAGAACCTGCCTGAGGATGGTGGGGAAGGCTATATAATCCTCGATAGGTTATCCTCAGCGATGATACCTGCAGTAATAAACAAGGAGTGGAGCAAGGGGATACTGGTACACTTAGGGCTGGGCTATTATTTGAAAGCAGATAAGGCTAAAGCGTTGGAGATTATTTCAAAGAGAAGTAGTAATGTTGAGAGAGTACTAGGGGAATTACAGAAGAGGTATAGTGTTGTACTAGAGGAATTAAATAGGCTACAACAGTTGTTATCCCGTGGGTACGGTGGATCTCAGAGCAAGGGTGGAGGATAA
- the rpl18a gene encoding 50S ribosomal protein L18Ae, protein MEVKTYRVTGYMLISHDRYPTWQRFTKDVRGVSEKEVLEKVYSILGSNHKVKRYHIRIERIEEIDPSASRDPFIRQVANSERIVKP, encoded by the coding sequence GTGGAGGTTAAAACATATAGGGTTACAGGCTACATGTTGATAAGCCATGATAGATACCCTACTTGGCAGAGGTTCACGAAGGATGTAAGAGGTGTAAGTGAGAAAGAGGTGTTAGAGAAAGTATATTCTATACTGGGGAGTAACCATAAGGTGAAGAGGTATCATATAAGAATAGAGAGAATCGAGGAAATAGATCCAAGTGCCTCGAGGGATCCATTCATAAGACAGGTAGCAAACTCTGAGAGGATTGTGAAGCCATGA
- a CDS encoding translation initiation factor IF-6: protein MEITRMSFFGNSNIGVYAYTNSKMLVLPPGIGSSDQREMIEVLKVKGIIESRIAGTVLNGVFIAGNDSAIILPRIIFDDELGSLRKQIREQGIDIVHYVSGSRFTALGNLLVCNNKGCIASTLFERDVVRDLSSVLGVEIVQLPLLNLEIPGSLLVVNDQGGVVHPDASDGDLKTIEEILKVRVERATVNAGIPFVKSGLLANNHGIIVGGNTTGPEILRIRKGFGGGE, encoded by the coding sequence TTGGAGATTACCAGGATGAGTTTCTTCGGTAACTCGAATATAGGGGTCTACGCGTATACGAATAGTAAGATGCTGGTTCTTCCCCCTGGGATAGGTAGTAGTGATCAAAGGGAAATGATCGAGGTATTAAAGGTTAAGGGAATAATCGAGTCCAGGATAGCTGGCACAGTGTTGAATGGTGTCTTCATAGCTGGGAACGATAGCGCGATCATTCTGCCGAGGATAATATTCGATGATGAGTTGGGGTCTCTTAGAAAACAGATTAGGGAGCAGGGTATAGATATCGTGCACTATGTCTCGGGCTCGAGGTTCACTGCGCTCGGGAACCTACTAGTATGTAATAACAAGGGGTGTATTGCAAGCACGTTGTTTGAGAGAGATGTTGTAAGGGATTTAAGTAGTGTCCTCGGTGTGGAAATAGTTCAGTTACCCTTATTAAACCTGGAAATACCGGGTAGCCTCCTCGTAGTAAATGACCAGGGTGGGGTGGTACACCCTGATGCTAGTGATGGGGATTTAAAAACCATAGAGGAAATCCTAAAGGTAAGGGTTGAAAGGGCAACCGTGAACGCTGGAATACCGTTTGTGAAGAGTGGTTTATTAGCCAATAACCACGGTATAATTGTAGGAGGCAATACAACGGGTCCCGAGATACTTAGGATTAGAAAGGGGTTTGGAGGTGGGGAGTAG
- a CDS encoding 50S ribosomal protein L31e: MSESGGMVKSVHVIPLKRVYFGRRMNRADRAIRLVRKYVARHFKDAEKIILDPELNKYIWSCGREKPPRRVVVEIRFNKNEKEARVFLKRVK; this comes from the coding sequence ATGAGCGAATCCGGGGGTATGGTTAAATCTGTGCATGTAATACCATTGAAGAGGGTATACTTTGGACGCCGCATGAACAGGGCTGATAGAGCTATTAGATTGGTGAGAAAATATGTTGCCAGGCACTTTAAGGATGCTGAAAAAATAATATTAGATCCGGAGTTAAATAAGTATATATGGTCGTGTGGACGCGAGAAACCCCCTAGAAGAGTAGTTGTTGAAATAAGGTTCAATAAGAATGAGAAGGAGGCCAGGGTTTTTCTCAAGAGAGTTAAGTAG
- a CDS encoding 50S ribosomal protein L39e has translation MARFKHVARKLRLAAALKSNRAIPIWVSAKTRLRVRRGFSLRNWRRSKLKNI, from the coding sequence ATGGCTAGATTCAAACACGTTGCCAGGAAGCTTAGGCTTGCAGCTGCTTTGAAGTCTAATAGGGCTATACCGATCTGGGTGTCGGCTAAGACCCGTCTAAGGGTTAGGAGGGGGTTCAGCCTCAGGAACTGGAGAAGGAGTAAGCTTAAGAATATTTAG
- a CDS encoding DNA-binding protein: MPSDTGSEYGNEGYDEELEAIRRRKLAELQRRMEEEKQRRQMIDAALRKILTPEARERLNNLRLVKPELAEMLEQQLIALAQSGRVKIPITDEFLKRLLSEIYEQTHREPRIEFKRK, translated from the coding sequence ATGCCTTCAGACACTGGGAGCGAATACGGTAACGAGGGATATGATGAGGAGCTTGAGGCTATAAGAAGGAGGAAGCTGGCTGAGCTGCAGCGCCGTATGGAGGAAGAGAAGCAGAGACGTCAAATGATAGATGCAGCACTCAGAAAGATCCTTACACCAGAGGCTAGGGAGAGACTTAATAATTTAAGACTTGTTAAACCAGAGCTCGCGGAAATGCTTGAACAACAGTTAATAGCGCTGGCTCAAAGCGGGCGTGTGAAGATACCTATAACAGATGAGTTTTTAAAGAGGCTTTTATCAGAAATATATGAGCAGACACATAGAGAACCGAGGATAGAATTCAAGAGGAAATAG
- a CDS encoding 30S ribosomal protein S19e, whose translation MVTALEVPADKLIERLVEYLKANVPEVKPPTWSMFVKTSSHKEKPPTNPEWWYYRAASILRKLYKAGEPVGLTELRREYGGRKNRGVRPERTVRAPGNAIRKILQQLEQAQLVRRTRKGRILTPQGKSLLDRLSFEILSELSRANPELSKYLPPTSH comes from the coding sequence ATGGTTACGGCATTAGAGGTTCCAGCTGACAAGCTAATTGAGAGGCTCGTAGAGTATTTGAAAGCAAACGTACCAGAGGTAAAGCCGCCTACATGGAGCATGTTTGTTAAAACCAGCTCGCATAAGGAGAAGCCGCCTACTAATCCGGAATGGTGGTATTACAGGGCGGCGAGCATACTGAGGAAGCTCTATAAAGCCGGTGAACCAGTGGGATTAACGGAGCTTAGAAGAGAATATGGTGGAAGGAAGAACAGGGGTGTTCGCCCCGAGAGAACTGTTAGAGCTCCTGGCAACGCGATCAGGAAGATACTGCAGCAATTAGAGCAGGCACAGCTAGTGAGAAGGACAAGGAAGGGTAGAATTCTCACGCCTCAGGGGAAGTCACTGCTTGATAGGCTGAGCTTCGAGATACTCTCGGAGCTGAGTCGTGCTAATCCAGAGCTTTCAAAGTATCTTCCCCCAACAAGTCATTAA
- a CDS encoding YhbY family RNA-binding protein: MWMGEEIYDKGLREKIKLRIAGKVDVQLGKNGVTQGFIEEVRLRLRKHGVVKIKVLKSYRRSEGFDIHRLAEEIAGLTGGKIYEVRGFTITLIRGEGDG; encoded by the coding sequence ATGTGGATGGGTGAGGAGATATATGATAAAGGCCTCAGGGAGAAGATCAAGCTGAGGATAGCCGGTAAAGTCGATGTACAGCTAGGTAAGAATGGGGTAACCCAGGGATTCATTGAGGAGGTCAGGCTAAGGCTCCGGAAACACGGCGTGGTGAAGATAAAGGTGTTGAAATCCTATAGGAGGAGCGAGGGCTTCGATATACATAGACTGGCTGAGGAGATAGCTGGTTTAACAGGTGGGAAGATATACGAGGTCAGGGGCTTCACTATCACGCTTATAAGGGGTGAAGGGGATGGTTAA
- a CDS encoding ribonuclease P protein component 4 → MNREKYIREIARERVILLYKYSVERAREGDFELARRYIEIMLKIAGKARIKPPRYIRRGYCRRCHIPLIPGLTLSVRVRGSGKSSRLVYRCLQCGWVRRYMIKASGRRSS, encoded by the coding sequence TTGAATAGGGAAAAATATATAAGGGAGATTGCTAGGGAACGGGTGATACTGCTCTACAAGTACTCAGTAGAAAGGGCTAGAGAAGGAGATTTCGAGTTAGCGAGGAGATACATCGAGATAATGCTTAAGATAGCTGGGAAAGCCAGGATTAAGCCTCCCAGGTACATTAGGAGGGGTTATTGCAGGAGGTGTCATATACCATTAATACCTGGTTTAACACTTAGTGTAAGAGTGAGGGGTAGTGGCAAGTCGTCCAGGTTGGTCTATAGGTGTCTGCAATGTGGATGGGTGAGGAGATATATGATAAAGGCCTCAGGGAGAAGATCAAGCTGA
- a CDS encoding 16S rRNA methyltransferase gives MERKVIELGRLKIILVEAALETIPPSIASHPVVLKNAGKRGKSPHEILLDVSIHYHAMKKLPLKHKRGRPDIIHLSLLEALESPLNKTGKMEIYIHTIQGHAIFIDSSTRIPRNYNRFTGLMEQLFKEGEVPPGSEKPLLYIKTMPLDSLIKAIGAKGLILLSESCVQSSLDNVVGEALDNGFAIGIGGFPHGDFEEDTVKQAVKCYSIYRGPLATWIVVSRIIASAERLLGIL, from the coding sequence TTGGAGAGAAAGGTGATCGAGCTGGGGAGGCTTAAGATAATACTCGTGGAAGCAGCATTAGAGACCATACCTCCAAGCATTGCATCACACCCAGTAGTGCTTAAAAACGCTGGTAAAAGAGGGAAAAGTCCCCATGAGATACTACTCGATGTAAGCATACATTACCACGCCATGAAGAAACTCCCATTGAAGCATAAGCGGGGCAGGCCGGATATCATACATTTAAGCCTGTTAGAGGCGTTGGAGAGCCCATTAAATAAAACCGGTAAAATGGAGATATACATACACACGATACAGGGGCACGCTATCTTCATTGATTCATCAACCAGGATCCCGAGGAACTACAATAGGTTCACAGGGTTAATGGAGCAGTTATTTAAGGAGGGAGAGGTTCCACCAGGCTCAGAGAAGCCGTTGCTCTATATCAAGACAATGCCGCTTGACTCGTTAATCAAGGCTATTGGGGCAAAGGGGCTGATACTCTTAAGTGAATCCTGCGTCCAGAGTAGCCTCGACAATGTGGTTGGGGAGGCATTGGACAATGGATTCGCCATAGGTATAGGTGGATTCCCCCATGGAGACTTCGAGGAGGACACTGTGAAACAGGCAGTCAAGTGTTACTCGATATATAGAGGCCCCCTTGCAACATGGATCGTGGTGTCAAGGATAATAGCTAGCGCTGAGAGATTACTCGGCATACTTTAG
- a CDS encoding anaerobic ribonucleoside triphosphate reductase, whose translation MQSSKVDTDIRDPFIEFVKWSSLDVNENANKYMGPGSFFSYLLEEYMKRDILGLLPSHILKAHRDGLIYIHKLPQSIYIPYCTGHSMARLLEKGLKTPTVISRPARHFDTFVDHVANYLITLQHYFTGAQAFSSVEWYAGPFIRSDGLDYRGVKQNIQRLLYNLNYPTRIGLQTPFTNFTIIMDASRKALEGDYAVYDGKKTEPLGAYEKEAKIFLLALFENYMNGDSVGQPFTFPIPTLMTTSKLLWEDPEIYEAVFKTAAKRGSFYWLNTRVVDPDASYAMCLHSGEKILINNDGEVHELTMGELVEKYAGGVEAVDPDGATWYKPAREFKVLAFNPETGEVSWRPVKRILVKKSRKAVRVQLSNGRGFVATPDHPVLVYRRNHRRYELRKANDIPKDSKLPVLQAEISGEYVELKGEVELVVDEENPSIEAWKHRMKTGSVVWVSIKSIEEVELENDELFVDVEVDGPHYFVHSGGVITHNCCRISIQKNELLYAYNGGLTFSLSSIKKDVEEAREEYWNKLEKQKFGGLWAMPDITGSVNVVDINIPRLALEARGNDTRFWELYDEALKLVREAVDWFRARYVKILKEYPNFYYMITEYMPEFPSSHFNTIGLIGLPEAAAILLQEPKLWLDGNRSDWLRATELMRKIVEHATNTARRWMRESGTPWNVEEVPAESASPKMAALDMKLYPELADYLPDSDNPVYSTSIAPYYTPEMELPDRIEVEARVQKYFTGGVMMHIFLAEEPEPDALAKLAKRIMDTDIVYWSFTPALTYCPSCGRTYTGLYKSCPRCGNENIEVWSRIIGYYRPIKNWNPQRRKEFWTRNHYVF comes from the coding sequence ATGCAGTCGAGCAAGGTTGATACTGATATAAGAGATCCCTTTATAGAGTTTGTCAAATGGAGTAGTCTCGACGTAAACGAGAACGCTAATAAATACATGGGTCCAGGCAGCTTCTTCAGCTACCTGCTCGAGGAATACATGAAGCGCGACATACTAGGCTTGCTTCCAAGTCACATCCTTAAAGCACATAGGGATGGATTAATATATATTCACAAACTACCCCAGAGCATATACATACCCTACTGCACCGGGCATAGTATGGCAAGGCTACTTGAGAAAGGCTTGAAGACCCCTACAGTCATCTCCCGTCCAGCAAGACACTTCGACACATTCGTAGACCACGTGGCTAACTACCTGATCACACTCCAGCACTATTTCACAGGGGCGCAGGCTTTCTCCAGCGTCGAGTGGTACGCGGGTCCATTCATAAGGAGCGATGGATTAGACTACCGAGGGGTAAAGCAGAATATCCAGAGGCTACTCTATAATTTAAACTATCCAACCAGGATAGGTTTGCAAACCCCCTTCACGAACTTCACGATAATAATGGATGCATCGAGGAAAGCCCTCGAAGGAGACTACGCCGTCTACGATGGTAAGAAAACCGAGCCCCTTGGGGCATATGAGAAGGAGGCTAAAATCTTTCTCTTAGCCCTTTTCGAGAACTATATGAATGGGGACAGCGTAGGGCAACCATTTACATTCCCAATTCCCACCCTAATGACCACATCTAAACTACTCTGGGAGGATCCAGAGATATATGAAGCGGTATTCAAGACGGCTGCAAAACGCGGAAGCTTCTACTGGTTAAACACTAGGGTAGTAGACCCGGACGCCAGTTATGCAATGTGCCTGCATAGCGGTGAGAAGATACTCATCAACAACGATGGCGAAGTACACGAGCTGACGATGGGAGAGCTGGTGGAGAAGTACGCTGGTGGAGTAGAGGCCGTGGACCCGGATGGGGCGACATGGTATAAGCCGGCTAGGGAGTTCAAGGTGCTGGCGTTCAACCCCGAAACAGGCGAGGTAAGCTGGAGGCCTGTGAAGAGAATCCTAGTGAAGAAGTCTAGGAAAGCCGTCAGAGTCCAGCTTAGTAATGGCAGGGGCTTTGTGGCCACGCCAGACCACCCAGTACTGGTCTACAGGAGGAACCACAGGAGATACGAGCTGAGGAAGGCCAACGACATACCGAAAGACAGTAAGCTACCAGTGTTACAGGCGGAAATCAGTGGTGAATACGTAGAGCTCAAAGGGGAAGTCGAGCTAGTGGTAGATGAGGAAAACCCCTCAATCGAGGCTTGGAAACATAGGATGAAGACAGGAAGTGTTGTGTGGGTCAGTATTAAGAGCATAGAAGAGGTGGAGCTTGAAAACGATGAACTGTTCGTCGACGTGGAGGTAGATGGGCCCCACTACTTCGTCCACAGCGGGGGCGTGATAACCCACAACTGCTGCAGGATTAGTATTCAGAAGAACGAGCTTCTCTACGCATACAACGGTGGCTTAACGTTCTCTTTAAGCTCGATTAAAAAAGACGTTGAGGAAGCTAGGGAAGAATATTGGAACAAGCTTGAGAAGCAGAAGTTCGGCGGGCTGTGGGCAATGCCCGATATAACTGGGAGCGTAAATGTTGTAGATATCAATATTCCGAGGCTGGCTCTAGAGGCTAGAGGTAATGACACCAGATTCTGGGAGCTCTACGATGAGGCCTTGAAGCTGGTTAGGGAGGCTGTAGACTGGTTTAGAGCTAGGTATGTGAAAATATTGAAAGAATACCCGAATTTCTACTATATGATCACAGAATATATGCCTGAATTCCCCTCATCGCACTTCAACACCATAGGATTAATAGGGCTACCCGAGGCAGCCGCCATACTGCTGCAAGAGCCGAAGCTCTGGCTAGACGGAAATAGGAGCGATTGGCTCCGAGCAACAGAGTTGATGAGGAAGATAGTCGAGCACGCCACTAATACTGCTAGAAGATGGATGCGGGAGTCGGGCACCCCATGGAATGTTGAGGAGGTCCCAGCCGAGTCAGCCTCACCCAAGATGGCGGCTCTAGACATGAAGCTATACCCTGAACTAGCAGATTACTTACCAGACTCTGATAACCCTGTATACTCGACCAGTATAGCCCCATACTATACCCCTGAAATGGAGCTCCCCGATAGAATCGAGGTTGAGGCAAGAGTCCAGAAGTACTTCACGGGGGGCGTGATGATGCATATATTTCTAGCCGAGGAACCCGAGCCAGACGCATTGGCGAAGCTGGCTAAGAGAATCATGGATACCGATATCGTGTACTGGAGCTTCACCCCTGCATTAACATATTGCCCATCATGCGGGAGAACATACACCGGGTTATATAAATCCTGCCCGAGATGTGGAAACGAGAACATCGAGGTATGGAGCAGGATTATAGGTTACTATAGGCCAATAAAGAACTGGAACCCCCAGAGGAGGAAGGAGTTCTGGACACGGAATCACTACGTCTTCTAA